Proteins encoded by one window of Kribbella italica:
- a CDS encoding glycoside hydrolase family 13 protein has protein sequence MSETWWRGAAIYQVYLRSFADGNGDGIGDLAGLRAKLPYLADLGVDAIWLNPWYPSPMADGGYDVADYRAIEPSFGTLAEAEAYIEEAHALGIRTIIDIVPNHGSDQQDWFVEALAAGPGSPERERFLFRAGRDGGLPPNDWQSIFAGPAWTQVPDGEWYLHLFAPEQPDFNWRNPEVVEEFHAILRFWLDRGVDGIRIDSAAVLFKDLDNVEESYTDHDEVHEVYRGWRAITDAYEGRFLVGEMWMPDQERFALYLRQDEMQTAFNFDFLSRPWDADELRASIDLTLTTHVPIGAPPTWVLSNHDVTRPVTKYGRPDTSFSHQDRKHGMPTDLVLGERRARAAALLAMALPGGLYVYQGEELGLPEVEDLPDALLQDPIFARSHGTDRGRDGCRVPIPWSGKEPPFGFGAGTPWLPQPADWKNLTVESQQADQNSMLALYRDGLRIRRTELGDGVLTWLDSAPGVLTFTRDSTLTCIVNLTPDPIDLPAGQILLTSSPLDEGRLPSDTTAWVR, from the coding sequence ATGTCGGAAACATGGTGGCGCGGAGCCGCGATCTACCAGGTGTACCTGCGGAGCTTTGCCGACGGCAACGGTGACGGGATCGGCGACCTGGCCGGTCTGCGGGCGAAGCTGCCCTACCTGGCCGACCTCGGGGTCGACGCGATCTGGCTGAACCCCTGGTACCCGTCCCCGATGGCCGACGGCGGGTACGACGTCGCCGACTACCGCGCGATCGAGCCCAGCTTCGGCACCCTGGCCGAGGCCGAGGCGTACATCGAGGAGGCCCACGCGCTCGGTATCAGAACCATCATCGACATCGTGCCGAACCACGGCTCGGACCAGCAGGACTGGTTCGTCGAGGCACTGGCGGCCGGTCCCGGGTCTCCAGAGCGTGAGCGGTTCCTGTTCCGCGCCGGTCGCGACGGCGGTCTGCCGCCGAACGACTGGCAGTCGATCTTCGCCGGCCCGGCGTGGACGCAGGTGCCGGACGGGGAGTGGTACCTGCACCTGTTCGCGCCCGAGCAGCCGGACTTCAACTGGCGCAACCCGGAGGTGGTCGAGGAGTTCCACGCCATCCTGCGGTTCTGGCTGGACCGCGGCGTCGACGGCATCCGGATCGACAGCGCCGCCGTCCTGTTCAAGGATCTGGACAACGTCGAGGAGTCCTACACCGACCACGACGAGGTGCACGAGGTGTACCGCGGCTGGCGGGCGATCACGGACGCGTACGAGGGTCGCTTCCTGGTCGGCGAGATGTGGATGCCGGACCAGGAACGGTTCGCGCTCTACCTGCGCCAGGACGAGATGCAGACCGCGTTCAACTTCGACTTCCTGTCCCGCCCGTGGGACGCCGACGAGCTGCGGGCCTCGATCGACCTGACGCTGACCACGCACGTCCCGATCGGCGCACCGCCGACCTGGGTGCTGTCGAACCACGACGTCACCCGCCCGGTCACGAAGTACGGCCGCCCGGACACGTCGTTCTCGCACCAGGACCGCAAGCACGGCATGCCCACCGACCTCGTCCTCGGCGAACGCCGCGCCCGCGCCGCCGCCCTGCTGGCGATGGCGTTGCCCGGTGGCCTGTACGTCTACCAGGGCGAAGAACTCGGCCTGCCCGAGGTCGAGGACCTCCCCGACGCCTTGCTCCAGGACCCGATCTTCGCCCGCTCCCACGGCACCGACCGCGGCCGCGACGGCTGCCGCGTCCCGATCCCGTGGTCCGGCAAGGAACCCCCGTTCGGCTTCGGCGCCGGTACGCCGTGGCTACCGCAACCCGCCGACTGGAAGAACCTCACCGTCGAGTCCCAGCAAGCCGACCAGAACTCGATGCTCGCCCTCTACCGCGACGGCCTGCGCATCCGCCGTACCGAACTTGGCGACGGCGTCCTCACCTGGCTCGACTCCGCCCCCGGCGTCCTCACCTTCACCCGCGACTCAACCCTCACCTGCATCGTCAACCTCACCCCCGACCCCATCGACCTCCCCGCCGGACAGATCCTGCTGACCAGCTCCCCACTGGACGAAGGCCGCCTCCCGTCCGACACGACGGCCTGGGTCCGCTAG
- a CDS encoding DUF4396 domain-containing protein, giving the protein MDAHGGRTLTQQAISATLHCLTGCAIGEILGMVIGTALGWHNLATVVLSIALAFFFGYSLTIRPVLKAGLTFQQALKVALAADTLSILTMEIVDNGIILAVPGAMDAGLASFLFWASLAAALAIAFVLTVPVNRWLISRGRGHAVMHAYH; this is encoded by the coding sequence ATGGACGCCCACGGCGGCCGGACGCTCACCCAGCAAGCGATCTCGGCCACCCTGCACTGCCTCACCGGCTGCGCGATCGGCGAGATCCTCGGCATGGTGATCGGTACGGCGCTCGGCTGGCACAACCTGGCGACCGTCGTCCTGTCGATCGCCCTGGCCTTCTTCTTCGGCTACTCGCTGACGATCCGCCCGGTCCTCAAGGCGGGTCTCACGTTCCAGCAGGCCCTGAAGGTCGCCCTCGCCGCCGACACGCTGAGCATCCTCACGATGGAGATCGTCGACAACGGCATCATCCTCGCCGTCCCCGGCGCGATGGACGCCGGCCTGGCCTCGTTCCTCTTCTGGGCCAGCCTGGCCGCGGCCCTGGCCATCGCCTTCGTCCTCACCGTCCCCGTCAACCGCTGGCTCATCAGCCGAGGCCGAGGCCACGCGGTGATGCACGCGTACCACTAG
- a CDS encoding heavy metal translocating P-type ATPase codes for MTTPETGQSVELIIGGMTCASCAARVEKKLNRMDGVTATVNYSTEKAKVTYADGISTDDLVATVEATGYSAALPAPAGGEASEEEIDELKPLRERLYASIALAVPVIALGMIPALQFDFWQWASLTLAAPVVTWAAWPFHKAAWTNLKHGAATMDTLISLGVLSSFLWSLYALFLGGAGEPGMKMPFTLIPSRGGGAEEIYLEVAAGVTTFILAGRYFEGRAKRRSGAALKALMELGAKDVAVLRDGVEHRIPADQLVVGDEFVVRPGEKVATDGVIVTGSSAVDASMLTGESVPVEVGEGDAVVGATVNAGGRLVVRATRVGSDTQLAQMARLVEDAQNGKAAVQRLADRISGIFVPIVIGLALLTLGFWLGNGSAVEVAFTAAVAVLIIACPCALGLATPTALMVGTGRGAQLGILIKGPEVLESTQRIDTVVLDKTGTVTTGRMDLVDVLLAEGEQRADVLRLAGALEHSSEHPIAQAVARGAFDELGKLPSVEDFGNVEGLGVQGIVDGHAVLVGRTRLLEEWSQYLPADLAHAKEHAEAEGSTAVAVGWDGKARAVLVVADTVKPSSAEAIKQLRALGLKPVLLTGDNEAVARKVAAEVGIDEVIAEVLPADKVAAVKRLQGEGRVVAMVGDGVNDAAALAQADLGLSMGTGTDVAIEASDLTLVRGDLRSAADAIRLARRTLGTIKGNLFWAFAYNVAAIPLAAAGLLNPMLAGAAMAFSSVFVVTNSLRLRRFTTEN; via the coding sequence ATGACAACCCCGGAAACCGGGCAGTCCGTCGAACTCATCATCGGTGGCATGACGTGCGCCTCCTGCGCCGCCCGGGTCGAGAAGAAGCTGAACCGGATGGACGGCGTCACCGCGACGGTGAACTACTCCACCGAGAAGGCCAAGGTGACGTACGCCGACGGCATCAGCACCGACGACCTGGTCGCCACCGTCGAGGCCACCGGCTACAGCGCGGCGCTTCCCGCGCCCGCGGGTGGAGAGGCCTCCGAGGAGGAGATCGACGAGCTGAAGCCCCTGCGGGAACGGCTCTACGCCAGCATCGCGCTCGCCGTACCGGTGATTGCCCTGGGCATGATTCCGGCGCTGCAGTTCGACTTCTGGCAGTGGGCGTCGCTGACGCTGGCCGCGCCGGTGGTGACGTGGGCGGCCTGGCCGTTCCACAAGGCCGCCTGGACGAACCTGAAGCACGGCGCCGCGACGATGGACACGCTGATCTCGCTGGGGGTGCTCAGCTCGTTCCTGTGGTCGCTGTACGCGCTGTTCCTCGGCGGAGCCGGCGAGCCCGGGATGAAGATGCCGTTCACGCTGATCCCCTCGCGGGGTGGCGGCGCCGAGGAGATCTACCTCGAGGTCGCGGCCGGTGTGACGACGTTCATCCTGGCCGGGCGGTACTTCGAGGGCCGCGCCAAGCGGCGCTCGGGTGCTGCGCTGAAGGCGCTGATGGAGCTCGGCGCGAAGGACGTCGCCGTACTGCGGGACGGCGTCGAGCACCGGATTCCGGCTGATCAGCTGGTGGTCGGCGACGAGTTCGTCGTCCGGCCGGGTGAGAAGGTCGCAACCGACGGGGTGATCGTCACCGGGAGCAGCGCGGTCGACGCGTCGATGCTGACCGGCGAGTCCGTCCCGGTCGAGGTCGGCGAGGGCGACGCGGTCGTCGGCGCGACCGTGAACGCCGGCGGGCGGCTCGTTGTACGGGCTACTCGGGTCGGTTCGGACACGCAGCTGGCGCAGATGGCGCGGCTGGTCGAGGACGCGCAGAACGGCAAGGCGGCCGTGCAGCGGCTGGCCGACCGGATCTCGGGGATCTTCGTGCCGATCGTGATCGGGCTGGCCCTGCTGACGCTGGGGTTCTGGCTCGGGAACGGGTCGGCGGTCGAGGTGGCGTTCACCGCGGCGGTCGCCGTCCTGATCATCGCGTGCCCGTGTGCGCTCGGGCTGGCGACGCCCACCGCGTTGATGGTCGGGACCGGCCGGGGCGCACAGCTCGGGATCCTGATCAAGGGTCCGGAGGTGCTGGAGTCGACGCAGCGCATCGACACCGTCGTACTGGACAAGACCGGGACGGTGACGACCGGGCGGATGGATCTGGTCGACGTGCTCCTGGCCGAGGGCGAGCAGCGGGCCGACGTCCTGCGGCTGGCGGGGGCGCTCGAGCACTCGAGCGAGCACCCGATCGCGCAGGCCGTTGCCCGGGGCGCCTTCGACGAGCTGGGCAAGTTGCCGTCGGTCGAGGACTTCGGGAACGTCGAAGGCCTTGGTGTGCAAGGGATCGTGGACGGACACGCCGTACTGGTGGGTCGGACGCGACTGCTCGAGGAGTGGAGTCAGTACCTGCCGGCGGATCTCGCGCACGCCAAGGAGCACGCCGAGGCCGAGGGCAGTACGGCGGTCGCGGTCGGGTGGGACGGCAAGGCGCGCGCCGTACTGGTGGTCGCCGACACCGTGAAGCCGAGCTCGGCGGAGGCGATCAAGCAGCTGCGGGCGCTGGGGCTGAAGCCGGTGCTGCTGACCGGTGACAACGAGGCGGTCGCCCGCAAGGTCGCCGCCGAGGTCGGGATCGACGAGGTGATCGCCGAGGTGCTGCCGGCCGACAAGGTCGCCGCGGTCAAGCGGCTGCAGGGTGAGGGCCGGGTCGTCGCGATGGTCGGCGACGGCGTGAACGACGCGGCGGCGCTGGCCCAGGCCGACCTCGGACTGAGCATGGGCACCGGGACCGACGTGGCGATCGAGGCGAGCGACCTGACGCTGGTCCGCGGCGACCTGCGCTCGGCGGCGGACGCGATCCGGCTGGCCCGGCGGACCCTGGGCACGATCAAGGGCAACCTGTTCTGGGCCTTCGCCTACAACGTCGCGGCGATCCCGCTGGCCGCGGCCGGCCTGCTGAACCCGATGCTCGCCGGCGCGGCGATGGCGTTCAGCTCGGTCTTCGTCGTCACCAACAGCCTGCGGCTGCGGCGCTTCACCACGGAGAACTGA
- a CDS encoding heavy-metal-associated domain-containing protein yields the protein MTTTTYAVSGMTCGHCTSAVTEELSKLPGVQNVSIDLNAGGTSAVQVTSESALDEGAVREAVDEAGYELTGATA from the coding sequence ATGACCACCACCACGTACGCCGTGTCCGGGATGACCTGCGGGCACTGCACCTCCGCGGTGACCGAGGAGCTCAGCAAGCTGCCGGGCGTGCAGAACGTCAGCATCGACCTGAACGCGGGCGGCACCTCCGCCGTGCAGGTGACGAGTGAGTCCGCGCTGGACGAGGGCGCCGTCCGCGAGGCCGTCGACGAGGCGGGCTACGAGCTGACCGGCGCGACGGCATGA
- a CDS encoding metal-sensitive transcriptional regulator — translation MTDQPTETPDSGHVHGYTSEKSSHLKRLRRIEGQVRGLQRMVEEDKYCIDILTQVSAATKALQSFSLELLDEHLSHCVVEAAQRGGAEAEEKVREASDAIARLVRS, via the coding sequence ATGACCGACCAGCCGACCGAGACACCTGATTCCGGGCACGTGCACGGCTACACCAGCGAGAAGTCGAGCCACCTGAAGCGGCTGCGGCGGATCGAGGGCCAGGTCCGTGGCCTGCAGCGGATGGTCGAGGAGGACAAGTACTGCATCGACATCCTGACCCAGGTCTCGGCGGCGACGAAGGCGCTCCAGTCGTTCTCGCTGGAGCTGCTCGACGAGCACCTCTCGCACTGCGTGGTCGAGGCCGCCCAGCGCGGCGGCGCGGAGGCGGAGGAGAAGGTCCGCGAGGCCTCCGACGCGATCGCCCGCCTTGTTCGTAGCTGA
- a CDS encoding ABC transporter ATP-binding protein has product MTDLAISTRGLRKTYRTRRGKRVVAVQGLDLDVPVGGVHGFLGPNGSGKTTSIRMLLGLIRADAGAMALFGRPVPEHLPEVVSRVGAIVESPKFFPAFTGRKNLELLADAIGAPRGRVGEVLDETSLGERGKDRFKTYSLGMKQRLAIAATLLKEPDLLIFDEPTNGLDPAGIREIRETMRALGEQGRTVLVSSHILAEVEQVADTVSIIGHGRLLASGPVAEVIGGTGKSTVKLAIGNQEAATAVLTQGGLTVRAEGNYLFVDGAEDPADITRRLAQRELYVAELIPVRADLESVFLELTADEGLAADETTTGGKL; this is encoded by the coding sequence ATGACGGACCTGGCGATCAGTACGCGGGGCCTGCGGAAGACGTACCGGACCCGGCGGGGCAAGCGGGTGGTCGCGGTCCAGGGGCTCGATCTGGACGTGCCCGTCGGTGGCGTGCACGGGTTCCTCGGGCCGAACGGGTCGGGCAAGACCACCTCGATCCGGATGCTGCTCGGGCTGATCCGGGCCGACGCCGGCGCGATGGCGCTGTTCGGCCGCCCGGTCCCCGAGCACCTGCCCGAGGTGGTCTCCCGGGTCGGCGCGATCGTCGAGTCGCCGAAGTTCTTCCCGGCCTTCACCGGCCGCAAGAACCTGGAGCTGCTCGCCGACGCGATCGGCGCGCCGCGCGGCCGGGTCGGTGAGGTGCTCGACGAGACCTCGCTCGGCGAGCGCGGCAAGGACCGGTTCAAGACCTACTCGCTCGGCATGAAGCAGCGGCTCGCGATCGCGGCGACGCTGCTCAAGGAGCCGGACCTGCTGATCTTCGACGAGCCGACCAACGGGCTCGACCCGGCCGGCATCCGGGAGATCCGCGAGACGATGCGGGCGCTCGGTGAGCAGGGCCGCACCGTCCTGGTCAGCAGCCACATCCTGGCCGAGGTCGAGCAGGTCGCCGACACGGTCTCGATCATCGGCCACGGCCGGCTGCTCGCCTCGGGCCCGGTGGCCGAGGTGATCGGTGGCACCGGCAAGTCGACCGTGAAACTCGCGATCGGCAACCAGGAGGCGGCGACCGCCGTACTGACCCAAGGCGGGCTGACGGTTCGGGCCGAGGGCAACTATCTCTTCGTGGACGGCGCCGAGGACCCGGCCGACATCACCCGCCGGCTGGCCCAGCGCGAGCTGTACGTCGCGGAGCTGATCCCGGTCCGGGCGGACCTGGAGTCGGTGTTCCTGGAGCTGACGGCCGACGAGGGGCTGGCCGCCGACGAGACGACCACGGGAGGCAAGCTGTGA
- a CDS encoding ABC transporter permease subunit gives MIRLTGVELRRLVARRLVMLGVVAVLGVTVLMLAATWWNSRPLSAAEQQNVKVQFEQAHADWVKNHDKYDKECRASYADTPDPKPSIEEMCTYTEPRLEDWGKPQTVFTDLMPSLLQGSSYLLAFAAFLIGASFIGAEFSSGSIGNWLTFEPRRMRVYGSKLVAVAVGMVPVAVVTLALLLAGTYLIVSQMGVTTGTTGKVWGNLLETSGRTVVLAGVAGALGGVLALLLRHTAAAIGVIMGYAVLVEGIFGSVLASAQPWLARLNFDAWVLHGTTYYVQKCKTMGDGSYTCESVEKTLSFEHGAWYLGIGAVVLIALGALVFNRRDVT, from the coding sequence GTGATCCGGCTGACGGGAGTCGAGCTGCGGCGGCTGGTCGCGCGCCGCCTGGTGATGCTCGGCGTGGTCGCGGTGCTCGGCGTCACGGTGCTGATGCTGGCCGCCACCTGGTGGAACTCCCGCCCGCTGTCGGCCGCGGAGCAGCAGAACGTGAAGGTCCAGTTCGAGCAGGCGCACGCGGACTGGGTGAAGAACCACGACAAGTACGACAAGGAGTGCCGCGCCAGTTACGCCGATACGCCGGACCCGAAGCCCTCGATCGAGGAGATGTGCACCTACACCGAGCCCAGGCTCGAGGACTGGGGCAAGCCGCAGACGGTCTTCACCGACCTGATGCCGAGCCTGCTGCAGGGGTCGTCGTACCTGCTGGCGTTCGCCGCGTTCCTGATCGGCGCGAGCTTCATCGGTGCGGAGTTCAGCAGCGGCTCGATCGGCAACTGGCTGACCTTCGAGCCACGGCGGATGCGCGTCTACGGCAGCAAACTCGTCGCGGTCGCGGTCGGCATGGTGCCGGTCGCGGTGGTGACACTGGCCCTGCTGCTGGCCGGGACGTACCTGATCGTCTCCCAGATGGGCGTCACGACCGGCACCACCGGCAAGGTGTGGGGCAACCTGCTCGAGACGTCGGGCCGGACCGTGGTGCTCGCGGGCGTGGCCGGCGCACTCGGCGGCGTACTGGCACTGCTGCTGCGGCACACGGCGGCCGCGATCGGCGTGATCATGGGGTACGCGGTCCTGGTGGAAGGCATCTTCGGCAGCGTGCTCGCCTCCGCACAGCCCTGGCTGGCCCGGCTGAACTTCGACGCCTGGGTGCTGCACGGTACGACGTACTACGTCCAGAAGTGCAAGACGATGGGCGACGGCTCCTACACCTGCGAGTCGGTCGAGAAGACGCTCAGCTTCGAGCACGGCGCCTGGTACCTGGGCATCGGTGCGGTCGTGCTGATCGCGCTCGGCGCGCTGGTGTTCAACCGGCGCGATGTGACCTGA
- a CDS encoding ABC transporter ATP-binding protein, translating to MATVSFKAATRVYPGSDKPAVDKLNLEIEDGEFMVLVGPSGCGKSTSLRMLAGLEEVNEGSIYIGDRDVTHRPPKERDIAMVFQNYALYPHMSVADNMGFALKMQGVSKEDRAKRVMEAAKLLGLEEYLDRKPKALSGGQRQRVAMGRAIVRNPQVFLMDEPLSNLDAKLRVQTRTQIAELQQRLGVTTVYVTHDQVEAMTMGDRVAVLKDGLLQQVDTPLNLYDNPKNLFVAGFIGSPAMNLLTGDLVEGGVKLGDYTVPVERNILAKAGNDKTVSIGVRPEAFKVADNGLPVKVAVIEELGADAFLYGTAEHDGNHQQIVAKIGARMNVEKGSLIHLEAQTDKLHLFSASTEERLTA from the coding sequence ATGGCCACTGTGTCTTTCAAGGCGGCGACCCGGGTCTACCCCGGTTCTGACAAGCCCGCTGTCGACAAGCTCAACCTCGAGATCGAGGACGGCGAGTTCATGGTCCTCGTCGGCCCGTCCGGTTGTGGTAAGTCCACCTCGCTGCGGATGCTCGCCGGCCTCGAAGAGGTCAACGAGGGCTCCATCTACATCGGCGACCGCGACGTCACGCACCGTCCGCCGAAAGAGCGCGACATCGCGATGGTGTTCCAGAACTACGCGCTCTACCCGCACATGTCGGTCGCCGACAACATGGGCTTCGCGCTGAAGATGCAGGGTGTCTCCAAGGAGGACCGTGCCAAGCGCGTGATGGAGGCCGCCAAGCTGCTCGGCCTCGAGGAGTACCTGGACCGCAAGCCGAAGGCCCTGTCCGGTGGTCAGCGCCAGCGCGTCGCCATGGGTCGCGCCATCGTGCGGAACCCGCAGGTCTTCCTGATGGACGAGCCGCTGTCGAACCTCGACGCCAAGCTGCGGGTGCAGACCCGTACGCAGATCGCCGAGCTCCAGCAGCGTCTCGGTGTCACGACCGTCTACGTGACCCACGACCAGGTCGAGGCCATGACGATGGGCGACCGGGTCGCCGTGCTGAAGGACGGTCTGCTCCAGCAGGTCGACACCCCGCTGAACCTGTACGACAACCCGAAGAACCTGTTCGTGGCCGGCTTCATCGGCTCCCCCGCGATGAACCTGCTGACCGGCGACCTGGTCGAGGGCGGCGTCAAGCTGGGCGACTACACCGTCCCGGTCGAGCGCAACATCCTGGCCAAGGCCGGCAACGACAAGACGGTCTCGATCGGCGTCCGCCCGGAGGCCTTCAAGGTCGCCGACAACGGCCTGCCGGTGAAGGTCGCCGTGATCGAGGAGCTCGGCGCTGACGCGTTCCTCTACGGCACCGCCGAGCACGACGGCAACCACCAGCAGATCGTGGCCAAGATCGGCGCCCGGATGAACGTCGAGAAGGGCTCGCTGATCCACCTGGAGGCGCAGACCGACAAGCTGCACCTGTTCTCGGCCTCGACCGAGGAGCGCCTGACGGCCTGA
- a CDS encoding substrate-binding domain-containing protein, translating to MSSRARLADIAAKAGVSEATVSRVLNGKPGVAEETRQSVLTALDVLGFERPTRLRRRSAGLIGLVMPELINPIFPAFAQVIESALSQRGFTPVLCTQSPSGASEDEYVEMLLERGVSGIMFVSGLHADTGADHARYQALVDRNLPVVFVNGWLPGVGAPFISSDEYAATELAVSHLVALGHRRIGFTSGPERFIVVQRKLAGFRTALKAQVGLSDDEINDLVELSVFGVEGGQAAAQRLLDHGATAVICGSDMMALGVIRAARQRGLTVPGDLSVVGYDDAPMMEFTDPPMTTVRQPVQAMALAAVQSLLDEVRGHATPRTEFLFRPELVVRNSTGPVRG from the coding sequence GTGAGCAGCAGAGCGAGGCTGGCGGACATCGCGGCCAAGGCGGGGGTCAGCGAGGCCACGGTGTCCCGGGTCCTGAACGGCAAACCCGGAGTGGCCGAGGAGACCAGGCAGTCGGTGCTGACCGCGCTGGACGTCCTGGGCTTCGAACGCCCGACCCGGCTGCGCCGCCGCTCGGCCGGCCTGATCGGCCTGGTGATGCCGGAACTGATCAACCCGATCTTCCCGGCCTTCGCCCAGGTGATCGAGTCGGCCCTGTCGCAGCGCGGCTTCACGCCGGTCCTGTGCACCCAGTCGCCGTCCGGCGCGAGTGAGGACGAGTACGTCGAGATGCTGCTCGAACGCGGCGTCTCCGGGATCATGTTCGTCTCCGGCCTGCACGCCGACACCGGCGCCGACCACGCCAGGTACCAGGCCCTGGTCGACCGCAACCTCCCCGTCGTCTTCGTCAACGGCTGGCTGCCCGGCGTGGGCGCGCCCTTCATCTCCTCCGACGAGTACGCCGCGACCGAACTGGCCGTCTCGCACCTGGTAGCCCTCGGCCACCGCCGGATCGGCTTCACCTCGGGCCCCGAACGCTTCATCGTCGTCCAGCGCAAACTCGCGGGCTTCCGGACCGCGCTCAAGGCCCAGGTCGGCTTGTCCGACGACGAGATCAACGACCTGGTCGAGCTCAGCGTCTTCGGCGTGGAAGGCGGCCAGGCCGCGGCCCAGCGCCTCCTCGACCACGGCGCCACCGCGGTCATCTGCGGCTCCGACATGATGGCCCTCGGCGTCATCCGCGCCGCCCGCCAACGAGGCCTCACGGTCCCCGGCGACCTGTCGGTCGTCGGCTACGACGACGCCCCGATGATGGAGTTCACCGATCCCCCCATGACCACGGTCCGCCAACCCGTCCAGGCCATGGCCCTGGCCGCCGTCCAGTCCCTCCTCGACGAGGTCCGGGGCCACGCGACACCACGGACGGAGTTCCTCTTCCGCCCCGAACTGGTAGTCCGCAACAGCACGGGCCCGGTCCGCGGATAA
- a CDS encoding TetR/AcrR family transcriptional regulator — MSEARTRLLSTASGLFYADGLHAVGIDRVIAEAQVTRATLYRHFPGKDDLIVAYLTQADDAIRARTKAARTEHPDPDEAIRAVAGSIADDIQRPGFRGCAFLNAAAEYPDPAHPVHRAVLEHRQWFLTAVTELFTATGKPDPEPAARHFVMLRDGAMTAGCLSDPKPIRETFLRGVEGLLTYRSRPE, encoded by the coding sequence ATGTCGGAAGCACGGACGCGGCTGCTCAGCACGGCCTCCGGGCTGTTCTACGCCGACGGCCTGCACGCGGTCGGCATCGACCGGGTGATCGCCGAGGCCCAGGTGACGCGCGCCACGCTCTACCGGCACTTCCCGGGCAAGGACGACCTGATCGTCGCCTACCTCACCCAGGCCGACGACGCGATCCGGGCCCGGACGAAAGCCGCGCGGACCGAGCACCCGGACCCGGACGAGGCCATCCGGGCGGTCGCCGGGTCGATCGCCGACGACATCCAGCGCCCCGGCTTCCGCGGCTGCGCGTTCCTCAACGCCGCCGCCGAGTACCCCGACCCCGCGCACCCGGTGCACCGAGCGGTCCTCGAGCACCGCCAGTGGTTCCTGACCGCCGTCACCGAGCTCTTCACCGCCACCGGCAAACCCGACCCCGAGCCCGCCGCCCGGCACTTCGTGATGCTGCGCGACGGCGCGATGACCGCCGGCTGCCTCTCCGACCCGAAGCCGATCCGCGAAACCTTCCTCCGCGGAGTAGAAGGCCTCCTCACCTACCGCAGCCGCCCCGAGTAA